A genome region from Clostridium sp. JN-9 includes the following:
- a CDS encoding HAD-IB family hydrolase — MAIGAFFDIDGTLYREGLITEVFKKMIKYEIIEPERWFKDVKPDYDRWDNRQGNYDTYLLKMADIYIDAIKGLHKAQIEYIANKVVAQKGDRVYTFTRDKIKWHKSQGHKIITISGSPYELVREMACKYGFDDYRGSIYEMDENNVYTGKVKPMWDSKSKQKAILELADKYNLDLENSYAYGDTSGDFSMFKLVRYPTGVNPTKELIDKVLNDDKVKNKISIVVERKDVVYNLNPDCVNTF, encoded by the coding sequence TTGGCAATTGGAGCGTTTTTTGATATTGATGGAACTTTATACAGAGAAGGATTGATAACAGAAGTCTTTAAAAAAATGATTAAATATGAAATAATTGAACCGGAAAGATGGTTTAAGGATGTTAAGCCGGATTATGACAGATGGGATAACCGTCAGGGAAATTATGACACCTATTTATTAAAAATGGCAGATATATATATTGATGCTATAAAAGGACTTCATAAAGCTCAAATAGAGTATATTGCAAATAAGGTAGTAGCACAAAAGGGTGACAGGGTATATACATTTACAAGAGATAAAATCAAATGGCATAAAAGCCAGGGGCATAAAATAATTACTATTTCCGGAAGCCCCTATGAATTAGTAAGAGAGATGGCTTGTAAGTATGGCTTTGATGATTACAGGGGATCAATTTACGAAATGGATGAAAATAATGTTTATACTGGTAAAGTTAAGCCAATGTGGGACAGCAAAAGCAAGCAAAAGGCAATACTTGAATTAGCAGATAAATATAATCTGGATTTAGAAAACAGTTATGCATATGGTGATACTTCCGGTGACTTTTCAATGTTCAAGCTTGTAAGGTATCCTACGGGAGTTAATCCAACAAAAGAACTAATTGATAAGGTATTAAATGATGATAAAGTGAAAAATAAAATAAGTATTGTTGTAGAAAGAAAAGATGTAGTATATAATTTAAATCCTGACTGTGTAAATACTTTTTAA
- a CDS encoding ferrous iron transport protein A, translating to MSVVDLKPGEKGHVDILKTNDKLKKRLYALGCIEGTEICLKGSAPLGDPVLISIRGFNLALRKGDAKEIYIK from the coding sequence ATGAGCGTTGTTGATTTAAAACCCGGTGAAAAAGGTCATGTGGACATTTTGAAAACTAACGATAAGCTTAAAAAAAGATTATATGCTCTTGGCTGCATTGAAGGAACAGAAATATGCTTAAAAGGTTCCGCTCCACTTGGAGATCCAGTTCTAATAAGCATTAGAGGATTTAATCTGGCACTTAGAAAGGGTGATGCTAAAGAAATATATATTAAATAA
- the feoB gene encoding ferrous iron transport protein B, with the protein MITAALLGNPNVGKTSLFNLLTGSDQYVGNWAGVTVEKKEGFVNSKIKIVDLPGIYAMDTFSNEEKVSKDFLINGKADVIINIVDASNLDRNLYLTTQLKQFNIPIILVLNMIDAAENKGIKIDYKLLSEKLKVSVVPIVASKGKGTDELVKLLESGDFLTNSNDNDYQMQTEKEAYSFIETILSDCITNLPTNKHSYTEKIDSIVLNKYVAYPLFFIILFLIFKFTFNWVGKPLSDYLTFLLNTYFIPFIGNLLGSSSHWFKSLIIDGIIGGVGSVIVFLPIILALFLGISFLEDSGYMARAAFIMDKVMRKMGLSGKAFIPLIIGFGCSVPAVMSSRTLESEKDRKLTALLVPLMSCNARLPVYALFASVFFKGKETYVVFSLYLLGIIMAFIMGLIFKNSLFKKNEEPFIIELPEYKLPEFKNLIMHTWDKGKGFLRKAGTIIFSVSVIVWLLSNFNFNGMSSIENSFLASIGNFISPIFKPLGFYSWQTSVALISGIMAKEVIVGTMGVIFGSNLPAILPKYFTPLSSFSFLVFVLLYTPCVSVIATMKKEYGGRMASFSVIYQLVLAWVVSFLVYNIGALIIK; encoded by the coding sequence ATGATTACTGCTGCTTTGCTTGGCAATCCCAATGTAGGAAAAACCTCTTTATTTAATCTTCTCACCGGCTCAGATCAATATGTAGGAAATTGGGCAGGTGTTACAGTTGAAAAAAAAGAGGGATTTGTAAACAGTAAAATAAAAATTGTAGATTTACCTGGTATATATGCTATGGATACCTTCTCTAATGAGGAAAAAGTTTCAAAGGACTTTTTGATCAATGGCAAGGCTGATGTGATTATAAATATTGTGGATGCATCTAATCTGGATAGGAATTTATATTTAACTACCCAGTTAAAACAATTTAATATACCAATTATACTTGTTTTAAATATGATTGATGCAGCTGAAAATAAAGGCATAAAAATTGACTATAAATTATTGTCTGAAAAATTGAAAGTTTCTGTTGTACCTATTGTAGCTTCAAAGGGAAAAGGAACTGATGAACTTGTAAAACTGCTGGAGAGCGGCGATTTTTTAACTAATAGTAATGATAATGACTATCAAATGCAAACCGAAAAGGAAGCCTACTCTTTTATTGAAACTATTTTAAGTGATTGTATAACAAATTTACCTACTAATAAACATTCTTATACTGAGAAAATAGATTCAATAGTTTTAAATAAATATGTTGCTTACCCACTATTTTTTATTATATTATTTTTAATTTTCAAGTTTACTTTTAACTGGGTGGGAAAACCTCTTTCAGATTATCTCACATTCCTTTTGAACACATATTTTATTCCCTTTATTGGCAATTTACTTGGCTCATCAAGCCATTGGTTTAAATCTTTAATAATTGATGGAATTATTGGAGGCGTTGGTTCAGTAATTGTTTTTTTACCCATTATTTTAGCTTTGTTTTTAGGTATATCATTTTTAGAGGATAGCGGGTATATGGCTCGTGCAGCTTTCATTATGGACAAGGTTATGAGAAAAATGGGACTATCCGGTAAGGCCTTTATTCCATTAATTATTGGCTTTGGATGCTCTGTTCCAGCTGTTATGTCTTCCAGGACATTGGAAAGTGAAAAGGACAGAAAGCTTACTGCATTATTAGTACCTCTTATGTCATGTAATGCAAGGCTTCCCGTATATGCATTATTTGCATCAGTGTTTTTTAAAGGTAAAGAAACTTATGTTGTTTTCTCATTATATTTGCTTGGTATAATTATGGCTTTTATAATGGGCTTAATATTTAAAAATTCCTTATTTAAGAAAAATGAGGAACCATTTATTATAGAACTTCCGGAATATAAGTTACCAGAGTTCAAAAACCTGATAATGCATACCTGGGACAAAGGAAAAGGCTTTTTAAGAAAAGCAGGTACAATAATTTTTAGCGTATCAGTTATAGTATGGCTCTTATCTAACTTTAATTTTAATGGTATGTCATCAATCGAAAATAGCTTTTTAGCTTCTATTGGAAACTTTATCAGCCCCATATTTAAGCCCTTAGGATTTTACTCCTGGCAGACATCAGTTGCCTTGATTTCCGGGATTATGGCTAAGGAAGTAATTGTTGGAACTATGGGTGTAATATTTGGGAGTAATTTACCTGCAATTTTACCAAAATATTTTACACCATTGTCTTCCTTCAGCTTTTTAGTTTTTGTTTTATTATATACACCTTGTGTATCTGTAATAGCAACGATGAAAAAGGAATATGGCGGTCGTATGGCCTCATTTTCAGTAATATATCAGCTTGTTTTAGCATGGGTTGTATCTTTTCTGGTATATAATATAGGAGCACTAATAATTAAATAA
- a CDS encoding FeoB-associated Cys-rich membrane protein: MFLQIIITAAIIAFAVYILFKNIKKSASGQCSDCASCSAHCSRYKSEVQKK, from the coding sequence ATGTTTTTACAAATTATAATTACTGCAGCAATTATAGCATTTGCAGTATATATACTGTTTAAAAATATTAAGAAAAGCGCTTCAGGTCAGTGTAGTGACTGTGCATCCTGCAGTGCTCACTGCAGCAGATATAAATCAGAAGTTCAAAAAAAATAG
- a CDS encoding ribonuclease H-like domain-containing protein — MDLMQFSDRVKVEDSKYKKLMMNKVAFFDIETTGFNKDKDYIILISLGYFNEKNNFIIKQYFSESISDESKVLIDFSKDLLGFNTWCSYNGIAFDAPFIERRMKVNQIPFKEPQNHIDLYRMIRPYYKQLGLERCNLKTIEKYIGISREDKIDGGESIELFWQYIKFKDNKVKDKIMLHNYEDVLNLPKIYEFAYDLTMNSDIKRSDLISDKQLGYLRALIKRNNISLNADINKISKKSASKVIDSILKGNDDSVFLENIINNSY; from the coding sequence ATGGATTTAATGCAATTTAGTGATAGAGTAAAGGTTGAAGACTCAAAGTACAAAAAACTTATGATGAATAAAGTAGCCTTCTTTGATATTGAAACTACTGGTTTTAATAAAGATAAAGATTATATTATACTTATATCTTTGGGATATTTTAATGAGAAAAATAATTTTATCATTAAACAGTATTTCTCGGAAAGTATATCTGATGAAAGTAAAGTTTTAATTGATTTTTCAAAGGATCTTCTTGGATTTAATACATGGTGTTCTTATAATGGCATAGCATTTGATGCTCCTTTTATAGAAAGGAGAATGAAGGTGAACCAGATACCATTTAAAGAACCCCAGAATCATATTGATCTGTATAGGATGATAAGGCCATATTATAAGCAGTTAGGTTTGGAAAGATGTAATTTAAAAACTATTGAAAAGTATATTGGAATTTCCAGGGAGGATAAAATAGACGGAGGAGAAAGTATAGAATTATTTTGGCAGTATATTAAATTTAAAGATAACAAAGTAAAAGACAAAATAATGTTACACAACTACGAAGATGTTTTAAACCTGCCTAAAATTTATGAATTTGCTTATGATCTGACTATGAACAGTGATATAAAAAGAAGCGATTTAATTTCAGATAAACAGTTAGGTTATTTAAGGGCTTTAATTAAGAGAAATAACATAAGTCTTAATGCAGATATAAATAAAATATCAAAAAAATCAGCATCAAAAGTAATTGATTCAATATTAAAGGGTAATGATGACAGTGTATTTCTAGAAAATATAATTAATAATAGTTATTAA
- a CDS encoding transposase, with translation MLQLSKNDKDKVLEAIKEGRIDAADVSFPNLIDTIVLKMKNIGLIDKLAESFKDKRKQNKHIPFHILIALAITAKMKLKTSLTDVAFAVTDGELLSELGWNMWDTNKNLEEGLFAEGVMRNLIQKYDAEEFIESYNNYVQNVVMPSLNIAPSIHILDCTKIHVNLDNVNYENSETIKDDGKVLRGYKMGTLRGLMDDSGIIEEIVFDSIKPHDLELCRNMILKSKCLKSGDILINDRGFISRDVINILKLEKQVDTYVPAKKNMTIYQEAVKIAISEDKWQKHPNKKRKTQEIHLVKDLGMMWQSNTPDKDVDLCACVVHDKKDNEYYVFLTTDTNKTAKQIINTYELRPEIEEDYRQIKDFWKLEDFKSTKYNFITFHIVMTLIGYMYFQLFKNMEEGNKYSGKSLPVIIKNYKEDKQKSVIIYSGQYFGVFSFIEFIQLYAGCSAEVRKLLDPTLALV, from the coding sequence ATGTTACAATTAAGCAAAAACGATAAAGATAAGGTGTTGGAAGCTATAAAAGAAGGTAGGATTGATGCTGCTGACGTAAGTTTCCCTAATCTTATAGATACAATAGTATTAAAAATGAAAAATATAGGACTTATAGATAAATTGGCTGAAAGTTTTAAAGATAAAAGAAAACAAAATAAGCATATTCCATTTCATATACTTATTGCGTTAGCAATTACAGCAAAGATGAAACTTAAAACCAGCCTGACAGATGTCGCCTTTGCTGTGACTGATGGTGAGTTATTATCTGAACTAGGATGGAATATGTGGGATACCAATAAAAACCTTGAAGAAGGGTTATTCGCCGAAGGCGTTATGAGAAATTTAATTCAAAAATATGATGCTGAGGAATTTATAGAGTCTTATAACAATTATGTCCAAAATGTAGTTATGCCATCTCTTAACATAGCTCCATCTATACATATTCTTGATTGCACTAAAATACATGTGAATTTAGATAATGTAAATTATGAGAATTCTGAAACTATAAAAGATGATGGAAAGGTGCTTCGTGGTTATAAAATGGGAACATTAAGAGGTCTTATGGATGATTCCGGAATTATAGAAGAGATAGTTTTTGATTCTATAAAGCCTCATGATTTAGAACTTTGTAGAAATATGATTTTAAAAAGTAAATGTTTAAAAAGTGGAGATATTCTCATAAATGACAGGGGATTTATTTCTCGTGATGTTATTAATATTTTGAAGCTTGAAAAGCAAGTGGATACATATGTACCTGCAAAAAAGAACATGACAATATACCAAGAAGCTGTAAAAATAGCAATCTCCGAAGACAAGTGGCAAAAACACCCTAACAAGAAAAGGAAAACTCAAGAAATACACCTGGTTAAGGATCTAGGTATGATGTGGCAAAGTAATACACCAGATAAAGATGTTGACTTGTGTGCCTGTGTCGTTCATGATAAAAAAGATAATGAATACTATGTATTTTTAACCACAGACACAAATAAAACTGCAAAACAAATAATAAATACTTATGAACTAAGACCAGAAATTGAAGAAGACTATAGACAAATAAAAGACTTTTGGAAATTAGAAGATTTTAAGAGTACAAAATATAATTTTATAACTTTTCATATAGTTATGACACTCATTGGCTACATGTATTTTCAACTATTCAAAAACATGGAGGAGGGAAATAAGTATTCAGGCAAGTCCCTCCCTGTAATTATTAAGAATTATAAAGAAGATAAGCAAAAGTCAGTTATAATATATTCTGGTCAATATTTTGGCGTATTTTCCTTTATTGAATTTATTCAATTGTATGCTGGCTGCTCCGCAGAGGTAAGGAAACTTCTTGATCCAACCTTGGCTTTAGTATAG
- the argS gene encoding arginine--tRNA ligase, which produces MDYKKIISERIKENVDLDLKTIEELIEVPPRADMGDYAFPCFQLAKVFKKSPNAIAKDLSEKINKDGFEKVENLGPYLNFFMDKSLFSKDTIEKVLSQGDKYGSSNDGQGRNITIDYSSPNIAKPFHVGHLFTTAIGNSLYKILNFEGYHSIGINHLGDWGTQFGKLISAYKRWSNDEALKKDPIKESLRIYVKFHEEAEKDPSLNDEARGYFKKLEDGCEEEVTLWKKFRDLSLVEFKRIYDLLGVDFDYYTGESFYNDKMDAVVEEIDKKGLLVESNGAKVVMLDDYNMPPCIIKKADGATIYATRDLAAAIYRKKTYNFYKSIYVVGMDQSLHFKQFFKVLKLMGYDWADDCIHIGFGLVRFTDKKLSTRKGDVIFLEDLLNQSIEKIREIINEKSPDLEDKETVAKKVGVGAMIFAYLRNNRERDIVFDWDEILSFEGETGPYVQYSYARGKSILRKADNIEGQPDYSKLNSKEEFELVKLLAGFKNSIDLSIDKLEPSIVTRYVIEVAKAFNKFYNSCNILNTEDTATKDARLKLVEAACTVIKNALYLIGIDVVEKM; this is translated from the coding sequence ATGGATTATAAAAAAATAATATCAGAAAGAATTAAAGAAAATGTGGATTTAGATTTAAAGACTATAGAGGAATTAATAGAAGTACCGCCTAGAGCAGATATGGGAGATTATGCATTTCCATGTTTTCAGCTGGCAAAAGTATTTAAGAAATCACCTAATGCCATTGCTAAAGATTTAAGTGAAAAAATAAATAAAGATGGCTTTGAAAAAGTGGAGAATCTTGGGCCTTATCTTAATTTTTTTATGGATAAATCTTTATTCTCTAAAGATACAATTGAAAAAGTATTAAGTCAGGGTGATAAATATGGATCATCAAATGACGGCCAGGGCAGAAATATTACTATTGATTATTCATCACCTAACATTGCAAAGCCATTCCATGTAGGTCATTTATTTACTACTGCCATTGGAAATTCTCTATATAAAATATTAAATTTCGAGGGGTACCACAGCATTGGAATAAATCATCTAGGTGACTGGGGAACACAATTTGGAAAACTAATTTCAGCCTATAAAAGATGGTCAAATGATGAAGCTTTAAAAAAGGATCCTATAAAAGAATCATTAAGAATTTATGTAAAATTCCATGAAGAAGCAGAAAAAGATCCCAGCCTTAACGATGAGGCCAGGGGTTATTTTAAAAAGCTGGAAGATGGATGCGAAGAGGAAGTAACATTATGGAAAAAATTCAGGGATTTAAGCTTAGTTGAATTTAAAAGGATATATGATTTATTAGGTGTTGATTTTGATTATTATACTGGCGAAAGCTTTTATAATGATAAGATGGATGCAGTTGTAGAAGAAATTGATAAGAAGGGCTTATTAGTTGAAAGTAACGGAGCTAAAGTAGTAATGCTTGATGATTATAATATGCCGCCATGTATAATAAAAAAAGCAGATGGTGCAACAATATATGCTACAAGAGATCTGGCAGCAGCTATATATAGAAAAAAAACATATAACTTTTATAAGAGCATATATGTGGTTGGTATGGATCAATCACTTCATTTTAAGCAATTTTTTAAGGTACTTAAATTAATGGGATATGACTGGGCAGATGACTGCATACACATTGGCTTTGGCTTAGTAAGATTTACAGATAAAAAGCTGTCCACAAGAAAAGGAGACGTTATATTCTTAGAGGATTTATTAAATCAGTCTATAGAAAAGATACGTGAAATAATAAATGAGAAAAGCCCTGATTTAGAGGACAAAGAAACCGTTGCTAAAAAAGTTGGAGTAGGAGCAATGATATTTGCTTATCTGAGAAATAACAGAGAAAGAGATATTGTATTTGACTGGGATGAAATTTTAAGTTTTGAAGGAGAAACAGGACCATACGTTCAATATAGCTATGCCAGAGGGAAAAGCATATTGAGAAAGGCAGATAATATAGAAGGTCAGCCAGATTACTCAAAATTAAATTCAAAGGAGGAATTCGAGTTAGTAAAACTTTTGGCAGGTTTTAAAAATTCAATAGATCTGTCCATTGATAAACTTGAACCTTCAATTGTTACAAGATATGTAATAGAAGTTGCTAAGGCATTTAATAAATTTTATAATTCATGTAATATTTTAAACACTGAAGACACTGCAACCAAAGATGCAAGATTAAAACTAGTTGAAGCCGCATGTACAGTTATAAAAAATGCTCTATACTTAATTGGAATAGATGTAGTAGAGAAAATGTAA
- a CDS encoding Nramp family divalent metal transporter: MALDFIKYIGPGFLVAVGFIDPGNWASNVSAGSDYGYKLLWMVTLSTIMLIILQHNAAHLGITTGYCLSEAASIFMNNKVSKFVLFTALAASVSTALAELLGGAIALNMLFHLPIKIGAIIMVVVILWMLFTNSYKKLEKWIIGFVSIIGASFIFELAMVNVTWKEAAIGWVKPSIPSGSLPIIMSVLGAVVMPHNLFLHSEVIQSRQWNLKDKKIIKHQLKYEFLDTLLSMIIGWAINSAMIIVAAATFNSHGIKVTELNQAQQMLIPLIGSSSAVVFAVALLFSGISSSITAGMAGGSIFAGIYKEPYDIHDKHTSYGVLITILAAGIIILFISNPFNGLVISQMILSIQLPITIILQIFLTSSKKVMGEFVNTKLDKILLIVTAAIVIILNLLLFANFLGFNY, translated from the coding sequence ATGGCTTTGGACTTTATAAAATATATTGGTCCTGGATTTTTAGTTGCTGTTGGATTTATTGACCCTGGAAATTGGGCATCAAATGTTTCTGCTGGAAGTGATTATGGCTATAAGCTGCTATGGATGGTTACATTATCAACAATAATGCTTATTATACTGCAGCATAATGCAGCACACCTTGGAATAACTACTGGTTATTGCCTTTCTGAAGCAGCAAGCATATTTATGAATAATAAAGTTTCAAAATTTGTGCTTTTCACTGCATTAGCTGCATCCGTGTCAACAGCTCTGGCAGAGTTATTAGGAGGTGCCATAGCATTAAATATGTTATTTCACTTACCTATAAAAATAGGTGCAATTATAATGGTAGTTGTAATCTTATGGATGCTATTTACTAATTCATATAAAAAACTTGAAAAGTGGATTATAGGTTTCGTATCAATTATAGGAGCTTCTTTCATTTTCGAATTAGCCATGGTTAATGTTACATGGAAGGAAGCAGCAATTGGCTGGGTTAAACCATCCATCCCCTCAGGTTCATTGCCAATTATTATGAGTGTTCTAGGTGCAGTTGTAATGCCTCATAATCTCTTTCTCCATTCAGAAGTTATTCAAAGCAGGCAGTGGAATTTGAAAGATAAAAAAATCATAAAGCATCAATTAAAATATGAGTTCTTAGATACATTACTTTCAATGATTATAGGCTGGGCTATTAACAGTGCAATGATAATTGTAGCTGCTGCCACATTCAACAGCCATGGAATTAAAGTAACTGAACTAAATCAGGCTCAGCAAATGCTGATACCTCTTATAGGCAGTTCTTCTGCAGTTGTTTTTGCTGTTGCACTATTATTTTCAGGAATTTCTTCTAGCATTACAGCAGGTATGGCAGGAGGAAGTATTTTTGCAGGGATATATAAAGAACCATATGATATTCATGATAAGCATACAAGTTATGGTGTACTAATTACAATATTAGCTGCAGGTATAATAATATTATTTATTTCAAATCCATTTAATGGATTAGTAATATCTCAAATGATATTAAGTATACAGCTGCCCATAACAATTATACTTCAGATATTTTTAACTTCATCAAAAAAGGTTATGGGTGAATTTGTAAATACTAAGCTGGATAAGATTTTATTAATAGTTACTGCAGCAATTGTAATAATACTGAATTTATTATTATTTGCTAATTTCTTAGGATTTAATTACTAA
- a CDS encoding NUDIX domain-containing protein: MEDEKSCGAVIFIKNKSKTEFLIIQSTRSNFWGFPKGHMELNENEYETAAREIYEETGLKVSFIDNFREEVSYNIGKDIKKTVVLFLAKADSFDICCQFEELKGYAWMCFNDAYDKLKFENLKKVLYKANNFLISNNI; this comes from the coding sequence ATGGAGGATGAAAAATCTTGCGGAGCAGTGATTTTTATTAAAAATAAATCAAAAACTGAATTTTTAATAATACAAAGCACCAGAAGCAACTTTTGGGGATTTCCAAAAGGACATATGGAATTAAATGAAAATGAATATGAAACAGCTGCCCGTGAAATATATGAAGAAACCGGCCTTAAAGTTAGCTTTATAGATAATTTCAGGGAAGAAGTCAGTTATAATATAGGCAAAGATATAAAAAAAACTGTAGTTTTGTTTTTAGCCAAGGCAGACTCATTTGATATTTGCTGCCAGTTTGAAGAATTGAAAGGTTATGCATGGATGTGTTTTAATGATGCATATGACAAATTAAAATTTGAAAATCTAAAAAAAGTTTTATATAAAGCAAATAATTTTTTAATCAGCAATAATATTTAG
- a CDS encoding DegV family protein, whose translation MREFEIVTDSCCDLPISYVNEKKINIVNLTCIFHEKEYIDDFGKSLSFKDFYDGMERGIIPKTSQPSTDAFYTLFTRLINENKDILYLCVSSGLSGTINSANMARQMVLEENKKANIYILDVLTASLGLGLCVVKAIDLKESGKSMEEIINYFEGNKQHLNTYMTVDDLIYVKRGGRISSTAAMFGMVLHIKPILTLNHEGRVIPVLKVRGRKKAIDKIYEIVVERIINPEEQTIFISHGNCLDEAIRLKERIESSINVKDFIISDIGPVVGTYGGSGAIAVFFIGKERQHHIIEQL comes from the coding sequence ATGAGAGAATTTGAAATAGTAACCGATTCCTGCTGTGATTTACCAATAAGCTATGTGAATGAAAAAAAAATAAATATTGTAAATTTAACATGTATTTTTCATGAGAAAGAATATATTGATGACTTTGGGAAAAGCTTAAGCTTTAAAGATTTTTATGATGGTATGGAAAGAGGTATTATTCCCAAAACATCTCAGCCTAGTACAGATGCTTTCTACACATTATTTACAAGGCTTATTAATGAAAATAAAGATATTCTTTATTTATGTGTTTCATCAGGCCTCAGCGGCACAATAAACAGTGCAAACATGGCAAGACAAATGGTGCTGGAAGAAAATAAAAAAGCAAATATATATATTTTAGATGTTTTAACTGCATCCTTAGGATTAGGATTGTGCGTAGTAAAAGCAATAGATCTTAAAGAATCAGGAAAGTCCATGGAAGAAATTATTAATTATTTTGAAGGAAATAAGCAGCATCTTAACACATACATGACAGTTGATGATTTGATCTATGTAAAAAGAGGGGGAAGAATATCCTCCACTGCAGCAATGTTTGGAATGGTTCTCCACATAAAACCTATTTTAACTTTAAATCATGAAGGCAGAGTAATACCAGTTTTAAAAGTCAGAGGAAGAAAAAAAGCTATTGATAAAATTTATGAAATAGTAGTAGAAAGAATTATTAACCCTGAGGAGCAGACAATATTTATAAGCCATGGTAACTGCCTTGATGAAGCAATTAGACTTAAAGAAAGAATTGAAAGCAGCATCAATGTAAAAGATTTTATAATAAGTGACATAGGACCAGTTGTTGGTACCTACGGAGGATCTGGAGCAATAGCAGTATTCTTCATTGGGAAGGAAAGACAGCACCATATAATTGAGCAGCTTTAG
- a CDS encoding PadR family transcriptional regulator: MAKFDSDLDTKAEEKRLYEEYKKKLAELKKVKKEKEAVGQVFTKGLLPLYALYILSLGATNGNDLAHQIGEHTHALWIPSTGGIYPILKKLEKNKFVTGKWDDTKKQMQKIYTITDAGRAELDHKKKMLKGKIEEALQVFEIVYNDLYKK; encoded by the coding sequence ATGGCAAAATTTGATTCTGATTTAGACACTAAAGCTGAAGAAAAAAGACTGTATGAAGAATATAAGAAAAAGTTAGCTGAATTAAAAAAAGTTAAAAAGGAAAAAGAGGCTGTAGGACAAGTATTTACAAAAGGTCTTCTGCCATTATATGCACTATACATTTTAAGTTTAGGTGCTACAAATGGCAATGACTTAGCTCACCAGATAGGAGAGCATACTCATGCTTTATGGATTCCTAGTACAGGCGGGATATACCCAATTTTAAAAAAGCTGGAAAAGAATAAATTTGTAACAGGAAAATGGGATGATACAAAAAAGCAAATGCAAAAAATTTATACCATAACAGATGCAGGAAGAGCCGAATTAGATCATAAGAAAAAAATGCTAAAAGGTAAAATTGAAGAAGCATTACAGGTTTTTGAAATAGTATACAACGATTTATATAAAAAATAA
- a CDS encoding DegV family protein has product MSNIAIITDTTCDLPEEIIKQYNINVLPFRIIYKDREYRDKFEITPEEVYNNLATEIPTSSMPSMDDMEEMFHEIEEKGCKEVIAIVLSTGLSGIYNGIQVVSENHPNLRTFICDSQSISVGEGALVVECAKLAEKGKSFDEIIEAIPSIKKRIHLFFVVGTLEYLKKGGRIGKVSGTIAELLNIKPIISIDSKDGKYFTYDKVRGKKQALNRLVSIGEEILSKNKCSIYVMHGNGEEEAKKVYMQIKEKTNVISSTWGGCISPVSGVHSGPGLIGLVLVEEPD; this is encoded by the coding sequence TTGAGTAATATAGCTATAATTACTGATACAACCTGTGATTTGCCGGAAGAAATAATAAAACAATACAACATAAATGTACTACCATTCAGGATAATATATAAGGACAGGGAATATAGGGATAAATTCGAAATAACACCAGAAGAAGTATACAATAATTTAGCAACTGAAATACCTACTTCATCAATGCCTTCCATGGATGATATGGAAGAAATGTTTCATGAAATCGAAGAAAAAGGGTGCAAAGAGGTTATTGCAATTGTTCTATCTACAGGGTTATCTGGTATTTATAACGGTATTCAAGTTGTCAGTGAAAACCACCCAAATTTAAGGACATTTATTTGTGATTCTCAGTCTATTTCTGTTGGCGAAGGAGCTTTAGTTGTTGAATGTGCAAAGCTTGCTGAAAAAGGAAAAAGCTTCGATGAGATTATAGAAGCAATTCCTTCAATAAAGAAAAGAATACATTTGTTTTTTGTAGTTGGAACTTTAGAATATCTAAAAAAGGGAGGAAGAATTGGTAAAGTTTCAGGAACAATTGCAGAATTATTAAATATAAAACCAATTATCTCCATAGATAGCAAAGACGGAAAATATTTCACATATGACAAAGTAAGAGGGAAAAAACAAGCACTTAACAGACTTGTAAGCATTGGAGAGGAAATTTTAAGTAAAAATAAATGTTCCATTTATGTAATGCATGGTAATGGTGAAGAAGAAGCCAAAAAGGTATACATGCAAATTAAAGAAAAAACAAATGTAATCTCATCAACCTGGGGCGGATGTATAAGTCCTGTTTCAGGGGTTCACAGCGGTCCTGGTCTCATTGGCTTGGTATTGGTTGAGGAGCCGGACTAA